From Alphaproteobacteria bacterium, the proteins below share one genomic window:
- a CDS encoding acyl--CoA ligase, whose protein sequence is MPLSGPPLEAPLTLTEILTPGLAGKPDEVALVSAERGWTWRELDAAATRLAANYLAHGLRPGDRLASLMPNRTWLVIHYLACIRAGLVATPLNYRYMAPEIDHALGLSGASALVVHAERDDDIAKSELAGTLPLGLITYGATDGRGPDLADMVEREPVETSLPRPGLDDPAFIFFTSGSTGKPKGVTHTHETFAWLLAGAVAASGLGASDTILPGSSFSHIGGSSFSLAALSVAARVLVPRTSDGDELIPLLDIHRPTVLCMLPAALFTLVRDHNAHEREFSSLRLCLSGGDKVSDQLEKEFTELVGFPIEELYGMTEIGLATANPPTAADKTGSIGALNAGFSLSNRDDAGNEVAAGSEGRLWIKSKSNMAGYWDNTEATVETVRDGWLDTGDVVVVDDDGYLWFHGRKKQIIIHDGSNICPQEVEGALIEHEAVLEAGVVGIHDAVHGENVRAYITLSDEVARPAAIELIRFARERVGFKAPEDVIVLKEMPLNATGKVDRVTLKRMAEEQSHDIA, encoded by the coding sequence ATGCCACTCTCGGGACCACCCCTCGAAGCGCCGCTGACCCTGACCGAAATCCTGACTCCGGGCCTGGCCGGCAAACCCGACGAGGTCGCACTGGTTTCGGCCGAGCGCGGCTGGACCTGGCGCGAGCTCGACGCCGCCGCGACTCGGTTGGCGGCAAACTATCTGGCCCATGGTCTGCGTCCCGGCGATCGGCTGGCGTCGCTGATGCCCAATCGGACCTGGCTGGTGATCCACTATCTCGCCTGCATCCGCGCCGGGTTGGTGGCGACCCCGCTCAATTATCGTTACATGGCGCCCGAGATCGATCACGCGCTTGGCCTCAGCGGCGCGTCCGCCCTTGTCGTCCATGCCGAGCGCGACGACGACATTGCCAAGTCCGAGCTCGCCGGCACGCTGCCGCTGGGATTAATCACCTACGGGGCGACCGACGGGCGCGGCCCGGATCTGGCGGACATGGTCGAGCGCGAGCCGGTCGAAACCTCGCTGCCGAGACCGGGCCTCGACGATCCGGCGTTCATCTTCTTCACCTCCGGCAGTACCGGAAAGCCCAAGGGCGTCACCCACACCCACGAGACCTTCGCCTGGCTCCTCGCCGGGGCGGTGGCGGCAAGCGGACTCGGCGCCAGCGACACCATCCTGCCCGGCTCGTCGTTTTCCCATATCGGCGGCAGCAGCTTCTCGTTGGCGGCGCTCTCGGTCGCGGCGCGGGTCTTGGTGCCACGCACGTCCGATGGCGATGAGCTGATACCGCTATTGGATATCCACCGGCCGACGGTCCTGTGCATGCTGCCGGCGGCGTTGTTCACCCTGGTCCGCGATCACAATGCCCACGAGCGCGAATTCTCCTCGCTCCGCCTCTGCCTCTCCGGCGGCGACAAGGTGTCCGACCAGCTCGAAAAGGAGTTCACCGAGCTCGTGGGTTTTCCGATCGAGGAGCTGTACGGGATGACCGAAATCGGCTTGGCGACTGCGAACCCGCCCACTGCGGCCGACAAGACGGGATCGATCGGCGCGCTCAATGCCGGCTTCAGCCTGTCGAACCGGGACGACGCGGGCAACGAGGTCGCGGCCGGTTCCGAGGGTCGGCTGTGGATCAAATCGAAATCCAACATGGCCGGCTATTGGGACAATACGGAGGCCACCGTCGAGACCGTCCGCGACGGTTGGCTCGATACCGGGGATGTGGTGGTGGTCGACGACGACGGCTACCTGTGGTTCCACGGCCGCAAGAAACAGATCATCATCCACGACGGCTCCAATATCTGTCCACAGGAGGTCGAGGGCGCGCTGATCGAGCACGAGGCGGTACTCGAGGCGGGCGTGGTCGGTATCCACGACGCGGTGCACGGGGAGAACGTACGCGCCTATATCACGCTCAGCGACGAGGTCGCGCGGCCGGCCGCCATCGAGCTGATTCGGTTCGCCCGCGAACGGGTCGGCTTCAAGGCGCCGGAAGACGTCATCGTGCTCAAGGAGATGCCGTTGAACGCCACCGGCAAGGTCGACCGCGTCACGCTCAAGAGGATGGCCGAAGAACAGTCCCACGACATCGCCTGA
- a CDS encoding VWA domain-containing protein, whose translation MRAALRILAMAGVVLLFLGGVADAKVGWSDWLTAKTYHTDHFRVLYQASRPSAFRAGIQEGQTSEAYAKAVGDYIEEARTKIFDELGFAEPSWLEGHKVDVYITDIPVSERMGFKPTGVAYQNMGFLGELVGERVLYNPWIEIGLERHVWGNSADEAWKEHYLKALVAHEFFHVVQFGYDVAERFWLMESTATWVEDKAFDPPPEYWLSTGWAERYGAWDANRLSMSTLSSEDANEYAASVFFQYLSERNPGSNDIVRRIWEEAAEVDGHNTYQALAIALGDEYAWGEKMRARIGDFAVATLIQSPSLNPTFSFRKRDDVKQAYIDGMHPDIAASNELELIRTALDKLEGTRLVPLKRDLMPFQIGYYEIEPARSALAGFYDIKEEQNLSRLSVAVRGASHPYWDFRLVEVPRRGYDDDGPIEQWKVHDFPGQRFREKWASVEIEDFPRTRLFLVAVNTNPVERDDEIGPNEAIKALAANSFELAAAILTPPVVTSFIVDVDEAIGFPPDWRPVWKVVREPSSRPGTWRTRTILTEGIRFDKEENKKVRFRVKTSRPVDQLAALDVGGEEINLKATLRSKTYRSDGKIFYNEFEGFVDYEFEEFVDNEFERFDDDVYFFEEAAKRLAGGEEVVELEVAVSGFDSWIGRFDEKPETAPRLSVEDGGTLRVTMWEGGASIGGNDRLSGRKLPIHKLDPTAHLVKLAVLQNGEAIYRATWRPDPDRDGARKLVVTVNEGYDPDAAAKVYLSFAEPVVDVTVRLASGKQPGYPEGYRAELPTRVEQGSYDYTVTIPPSDAVAKILAEDKELAFLVDARVKDGPRIDADPRSAAWYDWDDKRWYGLEENVRYGGKTDGGGTDEWHKLDAAGRSIVLLLDASGSMEDAGRMVEAKDGIAEAVRKLRVTDEAALIVFFDCNRIQTVVPFTNDHEEIVNVLHGIEPSGDTPLGDAIRFANNYLQTVAQFPKRKLLVFSDGETTCGSSATGAVAEIEPDEPKRQPDKEDKPKELRWTAYRVGTGGGSSVPNYWVEAIEYRESDHEDDANDQATLTVRRHPVSYVKSRGRTVWSINWSRSRDQNKQEARGPKVPGLRGEAGELRERTITKDRVHDAVQRLMGLDAVALGSAQ comes from the coding sequence GTGAGAGCGGCGCTCCGCATATTGGCGATGGCCGGTGTCGTCCTGCTCTTCCTTGGTGGCGTCGCCGACGCCAAAGTGGGCTGGAGCGACTGGCTGACCGCGAAAACCTATCACACGGACCATTTTCGGGTGCTCTATCAGGCGTCGCGACCGTCCGCATTCCGGGCTGGGATCCAGGAAGGGCAGACCAGCGAAGCCTATGCGAAAGCGGTCGGCGATTATATCGAGGAAGCGCGGACAAAGATCTTCGACGAGCTCGGCTTCGCGGAACCGTCATGGCTCGAAGGGCATAAGGTCGACGTCTATATCACCGACATTCCCGTTAGCGAACGGATGGGGTTCAAACCCACCGGCGTCGCCTACCAGAATATGGGCTTTCTGGGCGAGCTTGTCGGCGAGCGCGTGCTTTACAATCCGTGGATCGAGATCGGCTTGGAGCGGCATGTCTGGGGAAACAGCGCCGACGAGGCGTGGAAGGAGCATTATCTGAAGGCGCTGGTGGCCCATGAATTCTTCCATGTCGTGCAGTTCGGTTACGACGTCGCGGAACGGTTCTGGCTGATGGAATCGACGGCGACCTGGGTCGAGGACAAGGCGTTCGATCCGCCGCCGGAATACTGGCTATCGACCGGGTGGGCGGAGCGGTATGGGGCGTGGGATGCCAATCGCCTGTCGATGTCGACCCTGAGCAGCGAGGACGCCAACGAATACGCGGCTTCGGTCTTTTTCCAATATCTTTCTGAAAGAAATCCCGGATCGAACGACATCGTCCGACGCATATGGGAAGAGGCGGCCGAAGTCGACGGCCACAATACCTATCAAGCCCTGGCCATCGCCCTCGGCGACGAATACGCCTGGGGCGAAAAAATGAGGGCGCGAATCGGCGACTTCGCCGTCGCGACACTGATCCAAAGCCCGTCCCTCAACCCGACGTTCTCGTTCCGAAAACGCGATGACGTCAAGCAAGCCTATATCGACGGAATGCATCCCGATATTGCCGCTAGTAACGAGCTCGAACTGATACGTACTGCACTCGACAAACTGGAAGGCACCCGCTTGGTGCCGCTGAAACGCGATCTGATGCCCTTTCAGATCGGCTACTATGAGATCGAACCGGCGCGTTCGGCGCTGGCCGGATTTTACGACATCAAGGAGGAGCAAAACCTCAGCCGGCTGTCGGTGGCGGTGCGCGGTGCGTCTCACCCTTACTGGGATTTCCGTCTGGTCGAAGTACCGCGCCGCGGCTACGACGACGACGGCCCGATCGAGCAGTGGAAAGTCCACGATTTCCCGGGTCAGCGTTTCCGCGAGAAGTGGGCGAGTGTCGAGATCGAGGATTTCCCCCGCACGCGATTGTTCCTGGTCGCGGTCAACACGAATCCGGTCGAGCGCGACGACGAGATCGGCCCCAATGAGGCGATCAAAGCCCTTGCCGCGAATTCGTTCGAGTTGGCGGCGGCGATCCTGACGCCGCCGGTCGTGACGTCGTTCATCGTCGACGTCGACGAGGCCATCGGCTTCCCCCCGGATTGGCGCCCGGTTTGGAAGGTCGTTCGCGAGCCATCGTCGCGGCCGGGCACCTGGCGCACTCGGACGATTCTGACCGAAGGCATCAGATTCGACAAAGAGGAAAACAAGAAGGTGCGCTTTCGCGTCAAGACCAGCCGGCCGGTAGACCAATTGGCGGCGCTCGATGTCGGCGGCGAGGAAATTAATCTCAAAGCGACATTGAGATCGAAAACGTATCGGAGCGACGGCAAGATTTTCTATAACGAGTTCGAAGGATTTGTCGACTACGAGTTCGAGGAATTCGTCGACAACGAGTTCGAGCGATTTGACGACGACGTCTACTTCTTCGAGGAGGCGGCGAAACGCTTGGCGGGCGGCGAAGAGGTGGTCGAATTGGAGGTCGCGGTGTCCGGCTTCGATTCCTGGATCGGCCGCTTCGACGAAAAGCCGGAGACCGCGCCTCGATTATCGGTGGAGGATGGCGGCACCCTGCGCGTGACGATGTGGGAAGGCGGCGCTTCGATTGGAGGAAACGACAGGCTCAGTGGACGGAAATTGCCGATCCATAAGCTCGATCCGACCGCCCATCTCGTGAAGCTCGCGGTCCTGCAGAACGGCGAGGCCATTTACCGGGCGACGTGGCGTCCCGACCCCGACCGCGATGGCGCCCGAAAGCTCGTTGTCACGGTCAACGAAGGCTACGATCCGGATGCGGCCGCGAAGGTGTACCTCAGTTTCGCAGAGCCTGTTGTCGACGTCACGGTGCGATTGGCCAGCGGTAAGCAGCCGGGATATCCCGAGGGTTACCGGGCAGAGCTACCGACACGTGTCGAGCAAGGATCCTATGACTACACCGTTACCATTCCACCCTCCGACGCGGTGGCGAAAATACTCGCGGAGGACAAGGAACTCGCCTTTCTTGTCGATGCGCGGGTCAAGGATGGGCCTCGCATCGACGCCGATCCACGGTCCGCCGCATGGTATGACTGGGACGACAAGAGGTGGTACGGGCTGGAGGAAAACGTCCGCTACGGCGGCAAGACCGACGGTGGCGGCACCGATGAATGGCACAAGCTCGACGCCGCCGGACGCTCGATTGTTCTGCTGCTGGACGCCTCGGGCTCGATGGAGGACGCCGGGCGCATGGTTGAGGCGAAAGACGGTATCGCCGAAGCCGTAAGGAAACTGCGCGTGACCGATGAAGCCGCACTGATTGTTTTCTTTGATTGCAACCGGATTCAGACGGTGGTGCCATTCACCAACGACCACGAAGAAATAGTCAATGTCCTTCATGGCATTGAACCATCGGGCGATACGCCACTCGGCGATGCCATTCGATTTGCCAACAACTACCTGCAAACCGTGGCACAATTTCCGAAGCGGAAGCTGTTGGTCTTCTCGGACGGTGAGACAACGTGTGGCAGCAGCGCCACCGGTGCGGTCGCCGAGATCGAGCCCGACGAGCCGAAACGACAGCCGGACAAGGAAGACAAGCCGAAAGAGTTGCGCTGGACGGCATATCGGGTCGGCACCGGTGGTGGCTCATCCGTTCCGAACTACTGGGTCGAGGCGATCGAATACCGGGAAAGCGACCACGAGGACGACGCCAATGACCAGGCAACATTAACGGTCCGCCGTCACCCCGTCTCCTATGTCAAGTCCCGCGGCCGAACCGTGTGGTCGATAAACTGGTCGCGTTCGCGGGACCAGAACAAACAGGAAGCTCGCGGGCCCAAGGTGCCCGGCCTGAGAGGCGAAGCCGGCGAATTGCGCGAACGGACGATAACCAAGGACCGCGTACACGATGCGGTCCAACGGCTCATGGGTCTCGATGCCGTCGCTCTGGGAAGCGCGCAATAA
- a CDS encoding arylmalonate decarboxylase codes for MFKSGETIQSKARQPQLDAGKHWRARLGFILMSTDLAAESDFFAMAPEGVAVHITRLKSEDYTTNETLARHIDTMADAASRIQPDTKPDVVSYSCTSGSIVIGEERVMAEIEKGAPWARPMCLVTGVVDALRELGVQKLVVGTPYLDEINTAEAEFLVGKGFEVLDMQGLNLTTGIEFGCVTPDYWKAFALEIDRPDADAIFLSCGGIRSLEVAEEIEQLTGKPVITSNQAQFWSCLRRAGIGDSIEGFGQIFSRPGTRLAP; via the coding sequence ATGTTCAAATCAGGAGAGACGATCCAATCGAAGGCACGGCAGCCGCAACTCGATGCCGGCAAACACTGGCGGGCAAGGCTCGGCTTCATCCTGATGTCGACCGACCTGGCGGCCGAGTCGGATTTCTTCGCCATGGCGCCCGAGGGCGTCGCGGTGCACATCACGCGGCTCAAGTCGGAGGATTACACGACCAATGAAACGCTCGCCCGCCATATCGACACCATGGCCGACGCGGCGTCGCGCATTCAGCCGGACACCAAGCCGGACGTTGTCAGCTACAGCTGTACCAGCGGTTCCATCGTGATCGGCGAAGAACGAGTGATGGCGGAAATCGAAAAGGGCGCGCCGTGGGCGAGGCCGATGTGCCTGGTTACGGGGGTGGTCGATGCGCTGCGGGAATTGGGCGTGCAAAAACTGGTCGTCGGGACGCCCTACCTCGATGAGATCAACACCGCCGAGGCGGAATTTCTGGTCGGCAAGGGCTTCGAGGTACTCGATATGCAGGGCCTCAACCTCACGACCGGCATCGAATTCGGCTGCGTTACGCCGGACTACTGGAAGGCGTTCGCACTCGAAATCGATCGCCCCGACGCCGACGCCATATTCTTGAGCTGCGGCGGTATCCGCTCTCTGGAAGTCGCCGAGGAGATCGAACAACTCACCGGCAAGCCCGTCATCACCAGTAACCAGGCGCAGTTCTGGAGCTGCCTCCGGCGCGCCGGGATCGGGGATTCGATCGAGGGTTTCGGCCAGATTTTCTCGCGACCGGGCACTCGTTTGGCGCCCTGA
- a CDS encoding NAD-dependent succinate-semialdehyde dehydrogenase, which translates to MSDHIFPLFIAGDWVAGSDGVTGPVLDPATEEPIGALCHAGEADLQRAIASAEKGLREWSRVSAWDRGAILHKAAQIIRARRDDMALVMTREQGKPLAQAAAEIDRAADFIEWGGEEGRRVSGRTSRGRDGVSRMIVDKVPIGVVAALTPWNFPMVLVAKKLGALLGAGCSCVLKPAEETPGSAIELVKALLDAGLPGDAVNVVFGVPDEISRPLIAAPAIRKVTFTGSIPVGKLLAARAGEHMKPVTMELGGHSAVVVFDDVDVDAAARLLAQRKFFNSGQVCVSPTRFMVHDKVYEEFVDRFAAAASGLKIGAGKDPATEMGPLANDRRLAAIERMVDEAVDKGANVVTGGSRAGNRGYFFEPTVLTGVPADSDMMTVEPFGPVAPIAPFSDPEAALEAANGLEYGLASYLFTARAEEHRRFIDGFQSGLVGVNDVPPHFPESPLGGWKDSGYGVEGGTEALDPYLKTKLVGIYPPPA; encoded by the coding sequence ATGAGCGATCACATTTTCCCACTCTTCATTGCCGGTGACTGGGTCGCGGGCAGCGACGGCGTGACCGGGCCGGTTCTCGATCCGGCGACCGAGGAACCGATCGGTGCCCTGTGCCACGCCGGCGAGGCCGATTTGCAGCGCGCCATCGCGTCCGCCGAGAAGGGCTTGCGCGAATGGTCGCGGGTTTCGGCCTGGGATCGCGGCGCCATCCTGCACAAGGCGGCGCAGATCATCCGCGCGCGGCGCGACGATATGGCCCTGGTGATGACCCGGGAGCAGGGCAAGCCGCTAGCTCAGGCGGCGGCCGAAATCGACCGCGCCGCCGATTTCATCGAGTGGGGCGGCGAGGAGGGCCGGCGGGTGTCGGGGCGGACCTCCCGCGGCCGCGATGGCGTTTCCCGCATGATCGTCGACAAGGTCCCGATCGGTGTCGTCGCCGCCTTGACGCCGTGGAACTTCCCCATGGTGCTGGTCGCCAAGAAGCTCGGCGCCCTGCTCGGCGCCGGCTGTTCCTGTGTCCTCAAGCCGGCCGAGGAAACGCCCGGTTCGGCCATCGAGCTGGTCAAGGCCTTGCTCGATGCCGGATTGCCCGGCGACGCGGTCAACGTCGTCTTCGGCGTTCCGGATGAGATATCGCGACCGCTGATCGCGGCGCCGGCCATCCGCAAGGTCACTTTCACCGGCTCGATTCCGGTCGGCAAGCTGCTCGCGGCGCGCGCCGGCGAGCATATGAAACCGGTCACCATGGAACTCGGCGGGCATTCGGCGGTGGTCGTCTTCGACGATGTCGATGTCGACGCGGCCGCCCGGTTGTTGGCCCAGCGCAAGTTCTTCAATTCCGGCCAGGTCTGTGTCTCGCCGACGCGCTTCATGGTCCACGACAAGGTCTACGAGGAATTCGTCGACCGCTTCGCCGCCGCCGCCAGCGGCCTCAAGATCGGCGCCGGCAAGGACCCGGCGACGGAGATGGGCCCGCTGGCCAATGACCGGCGCCTGGCGGCGATCGAGCGTATGGTCGACGAGGCGGTCGACAAGGGCGCGAACGTGGTGACCGGCGGCAGCCGGGCCGGCAACCGCGGCTATTTCTTCGAGCCAACGGTTCTCACCGGGGTTCCCGCCGACAGCGACATGATGACGGTCGAGCCCTTTGGCCCGGTGGCCCCGATCGCGCCGTTCAGCGACCCGGAGGCGGCGCTCGAAGCGGCCAACGGGCTCGAATACGGGTTGGCGTCCTACCTTTTCACCGCGCGCGCGGAAGAGCATCGGCGCTTCATCGACGGTTTCCAGTCCGGTCTCGTCGGCGTCAATGACGTCCCGCCGCATTTCCCGGAATCGCCGCTCGGCGGCTGGAAGGACAGCGGCTACGGGGTCGAAGGCGGAACCGAGGCTCTCGACCCCTACCTCAAGACCAAGCTCGTCGGCATCTATCCGCCACCGGCCTGA
- a CDS encoding amidohydrolase, translated as MVEWRRDFHRHPELGFEEHRTSARVADLLEEFGLDVYRGIGRTGVVGILQRGNDTRSVGLRADMDALPIHEAKEPAHRSGTDSVMHACGHDGHTTMLLGAAKHLAASGAFNGRVVFIFQPNEEHGMGAPAMIENGLFERFPVDEVYGIHNIPGMELGTIATRAGPITASESLFEIEVTARGGHAALPHMGVDAITVGTEIVGALQTIVSRKLNPSVNGVVSVTEFITDGKRNVLPGKATLRGDARALRPEINADIEAHMRRIVDGICRAHGVSAMVTYDTVFPSTINAPRAARAAAECAAKLVGAERVDGDCDAKLFSEDFAHMAAARPGCFVLLGNGTRGAHARPLHSDDYDFCDDALTVGSSFWVRLVEQQLAGPGA; from the coding sequence ATGGTCGAGTGGCGCCGCGATTTTCACCGCCACCCGGAACTGGGTTTCGAGGAACATCGCACGTCGGCGCGGGTTGCCGACCTGCTGGAAGAATTCGGGCTCGACGTCTACCGCGGTATCGGTCGCACCGGTGTGGTGGGAATCCTGCAACGCGGGAACGATACGCGGAGTGTCGGGCTTCGTGCCGATATGGACGCGCTGCCGATTCACGAGGCGAAAGAGCCGGCGCATCGATCGGGGACCGACAGCGTGATGCATGCCTGCGGCCACGACGGCCACACCACGATGCTGCTGGGCGCGGCCAAACATCTTGCCGCGAGCGGCGCCTTCAACGGCCGGGTCGTGTTCATCTTCCAGCCCAACGAAGAGCACGGTATGGGCGCCCCGGCGATGATCGAGAACGGTCTCTTCGAGCGCTTTCCCGTCGATGAGGTTTATGGAATCCACAATATCCCCGGCATGGAGCTCGGAACAATCGCGACCCGCGCCGGCCCGATTACGGCCAGCGAAAGTCTCTTCGAAATCGAGGTCACGGCGCGCGGAGGTCACGCGGCGCTGCCCCATATGGGTGTCGACGCCATCACCGTCGGAACCGAAATTGTCGGGGCGCTGCAGACGATCGTTTCGCGAAAACTCAACCCCAGCGTGAACGGCGTCGTATCGGTCACGGAATTCATCACCGACGGTAAACGGAACGTGCTTCCCGGTAAGGCCACATTGCGCGGAGATGCCCGCGCGCTGCGGCCGGAGATCAATGCCGACATCGAGGCCCACATGCGTCGAATCGTCGACGGCATCTGCCGGGCTCACGGGGTCTCCGCGATGGTCACCTACGACACCGTTTTTCCATCGACGATCAACGCGCCGCGGGCGGCTCGCGCCGCCGCCGAATGCGCGGCCAAACTGGTTGGCGCCGAGCGCGTCGACGGGGATTGCGATGCAAAGCTCTTTTCCGAGGACTTCGCGCATATGGCCGCCGCGCGTCCGGGGTGCTTCGTCCTGTTGGGGAACGGAACGCGAGGCGCCCACGCGCGGCCGCTTCATTCCGACGATTACGATTTTTGCGACGACGCGCTGACCGTGGGTTCGTCGTTCTGGGTCAGGCTTGTCGAGCAACAACTCGCGGGTCCGGGCGCCTAA
- a CDS encoding VWA domain-containing protein: MWGQLEGTAKIATAKNVLANLMTGLPPDTNVGLMAYGHRAKSDCADVELLSGIGADTGIALLRKIKDISPKGKTPIAASLAQSEHAFDGRLVENNNIILISDGIETCDGDPCKVAGELRTKGINVRVHVVGFNVEGEARRQLECIANAGNGQYFNAESTIGFQEAIQQVQQVAQAEPEPAPAPAPAGPTITEVFRDDFDGDVLGEHWDVLNPDIESYIVEDGFLNVLSSTELTLYSHDDALANVFQLTEPLPDGDWIATMRVLPSITTFRESFSLALYTDKDNFLAATAGSGVNAHAGNVYVHLSANKVTRGKYTSFGSYMFYSEEALGHRNVSQNIAAYSELATRDIQAIVLRVEKVGRSYFVSGKVEGDPTTADSEEGQWVELEKLTALRPPGKFLIISIGQQISDGADKHLMGGETFVQVDWVKIETTE, encoded by the coding sequence ATGTGGGGCCAGCTCGAAGGCACCGCCAAGATCGCAACCGCGAAGAACGTCCTCGCCAACCTCATGACCGGCCTGCCGCCCGACACAAATGTCGGCCTGATGGCCTACGGCCATCGTGCAAAGTCGGATTGCGCCGATGTGGAGTTGCTGTCAGGAATCGGCGCCGATACGGGAATTGCGCTCCTCCGCAAGATCAAAGACATCTCGCCGAAGGGAAAGACACCTATTGCGGCCTCGCTGGCGCAAAGTGAACACGCCTTCGACGGCAGACTGGTGGAGAACAACAACATCATCCTGATATCCGACGGCATCGAGACCTGCGATGGCGACCCCTGCAAGGTTGCGGGCGAGCTACGGACCAAGGGCATCAACGTGCGGGTCCATGTCGTCGGCTTCAATGTCGAAGGCGAGGCCCGCCGGCAGCTCGAATGTATCGCGAACGCGGGCAACGGCCAGTATTTCAACGCCGAGTCGACGATCGGATTCCAGGAAGCGATCCAGCAAGTGCAACAAGTCGCCCAGGCCGAACCCGAGCCGGCACCGGCGCCCGCGCCGGCTGGGCCGACAATAACCGAAGTGTTCCGAGACGACTTCGACGGCGATGTGCTCGGCGAACATTGGGATGTCCTCAATCCGGACATCGAAAGCTACATCGTCGAGGATGGCTTTCTCAACGTCCTGTCCTCCACAGAACTAACGCTGTACAGCCACGATGACGCACTCGCGAATGTGTTCCAACTGACCGAACCTCTCCCGGACGGAGACTGGATAGCGACCATGCGGGTGCTGCCTTCGATCACAACTTTCCGGGAAAGCTTCTCTCTTGCGCTTTATACGGACAAGGACAACTTTCTCGCTGCTACCGCGGGGAGCGGCGTCAACGCGCACGCTGGAAATGTCTACGTCCATCTTTCCGCCAACAAGGTCACGAGGGGCAAATACACAAGTTTTGGCAGCTACATGTTCTACAGCGAGGAGGCACTGGGACACCGCAACGTCTCTCAAAATATTGCGGCTTATTCCGAATTGGCGACCCGCGACATCCAAGCAATAGTGTTACGTGTCGAGAAGGTCGGTCGGAGCTATTTCGTTTCCGGGAAAGTAGAAGGCGACCCAACGACGGCCGATAGTGAGGAAGGGCAATGGGTCGAACTGGAAAAACTCACGGCCCTGAGACCGCCGGGAAAGTTCCTGATAATTTCTATCGGTCAACAAATTTCAGATGGTGCCGATAAGCACTTGATGGGAGGCGAGACGTTTGTGCAGGTCGATTGGGTGAAGATCGAAACGACGGAATAG
- a CDS encoding aminopeptidase P family protein yields the protein MFTQRMGSLRAKLAETGFDLALITDDDSVYYFTGYYDYLHMDFGRPTILVVPKDGEALLITPSMELDMAEAAARVDRIAAWNDGLGNEWREELPSILSGNVRVGIEPDRMPPIVRSYLNTLVEDGKLGDVAPVISEMRMIKSDEELQIARHAGAVAMAMMEAGRAAIGPGVPEYEVALATSSAGTRKAAELLATHYSDRCMSPNTHFLQIMASGDEITKPHHRASTRIMKRGDPVFLCFCGMTNFHRFKLGFDRTFWIGEVQDSKQAEIYRVAVDSQAAALSVLRPGVTAEEVHRAYAAVIEEAGFDYPFRCGRATGYSYLEKPELVLGDKTVLRPGMVLAVDGSVSETKSFRAQVGDSFIITEDGYEQITDHAKALDDVIL from the coding sequence ATGTTTACGCAGCGGATGGGGAGCTTGCGCGCCAAGTTGGCCGAAACCGGTTTCGACCTCGCGCTGATAACCGACGACGACAGCGTTTACTACTTCACCGGTTATTACGATTACCTGCACATGGACTTTGGGCGGCCGACGATTCTGGTCGTGCCCAAGGATGGCGAGGCCCTCCTGATCACGCCGAGCATGGAATTGGACATGGCCGAGGCGGCGGCGCGGGTCGACCGAATCGCGGCCTGGAACGACGGACTTGGCAACGAATGGCGCGAGGAATTGCCGTCCATACTGAGCGGCAATGTGCGGGTCGGGATCGAGCCCGACCGGATGCCGCCGATCGTGCGCAGCTACCTCAACACACTCGTCGAGGATGGCAAGCTGGGAGACGTCGCCCCGGTCATTTCCGAAATGCGCATGATCAAGTCGGACGAAGAATTGCAGATCGCGCGCCACGCCGGCGCGGTCGCCATGGCGATGATGGAGGCGGGACGCGCGGCGATCGGACCCGGCGTGCCGGAATACGAGGTGGCTCTGGCGACGTCGTCCGCGGGCACGCGCAAGGCGGCCGAGTTGCTGGCGACCCACTATTCCGATCGGTGCATGTCGCCGAACACGCATTTCCTGCAGATCATGGCGTCGGGCGACGAAATCACGAAGCCCCATCACCGAGCCTCGACGCGCATCATGAAGCGCGGCGATCCGGTCTTCCTGTGCTTTTGCGGGATGACGAATTTTCACCGCTTCAAGCTGGGTTTCGACCGCACGTTCTGGATCGGCGAAGTGCAGGACAGCAAACAGGCCGAAATCTATCGGGTGGCGGTCGACAGCCAGGCGGCGGCGCTGAGCGTCCTTCGCCCCGGCGTCACCGCCGAAGAGGTGCATCGGGCCTATGCCGCCGTCATCGAGGAAGCGGGTTTCGATTACCCATTCCGCTGTGGGCGTGCCACCGGATACAGCTATTTGGAAAAGCCCGAACTCGTTCTCGGAGACAAAACAGTTCTTCGCCCCGGCATGGTGTTGGCGGTCGACGGCTCGGTCAGCGAGACCAAGAGTTTCCGCGCGCAAGTCGGTGACAGCTTCATCATCACCGAGGATGGGTATGAGCAGATCACGGATCACGCGAAGGCACTCGACGACGTAATCCTCTGA